In Cyanobacteria bacterium FACHB-DQ100, one genomic interval encodes:
- a CDS encoding pentapeptide repeat-containing protein: MEVQELLRRYEWGDRDFSGVDLSNADLSNVTLVDINLSNANLTGANLNRAFLMKANLRGAFLNWADLRFVKLNEGNLIETDFTKAHLNGAFLVRSDFSRSRLSGADLSHANLRGAVLEHANLCGAKLLNTNLRSANLQGANLNWANLQGAKLSGAILQNAFLSEANLAEAFLNGVDLRGIDLSGINLRAAKLNGANLEGATLSFSNLREAHLHGANLTRANLIGANLETAFLQRSLINTSDNIKQR, from the coding sequence ATGGAAGTTCAGGAGCTACTACGGCGGTACGAATGGGGCGATCGAGATTTCTCTGGGGTTGATTTGAGCAATGCCGATCTGAGCAATGTCACACTCGTCGATATTAATCTCAGCAATGCCAATCTAACAGGTGCAAATTTGAATCGAGCGTTCCTGATGAAAGCAAATCTGCGGGGTGCATTTCTGAATTGGGCAGATCTTCGCTTTGTCAAGCTGAATGAAGGGAATCTGATCGAGACAGATTTCACTAAAGCGCACCTCAACGGCGCATTTCTGGTGAGGTCGGATTTTTCGCGATCGCGCCTCAGTGGTGCCGATTTGAGTCACGCCAATTTACGCGGTGCAGTGTTAGAACATGCCAATCTTTGTGGGGCAAAACTGCTTAATACGAATCTCCGCAGCGCCAATCTTCAGGGCGCAAACCTCAACTGGGCAAATCTACAAGGCGCAAAACTGAGCGGTGCAATACTTCAAAATGCGTTCTTGAGCGAAGCAAATCTAGCGGAGGCGTTTCTCAATGGAGTCGATCTGCGAGGGATTGATTTAAGTGGGATTAATCTTCGGGCAGCAAAGCTAAACGGCGCAAATTTGGAAGGTGCGACTTTATCGTTTTCAAATCTGCGTGAGGCACACTTACACGGCGCAAATCTCACCCGTGCGAATCTGATTGGCGCGAATTTAGAAACTGCCTTTCTTCAAAGATCTCTAATCAATACTTCGGACAATATTAAACAGCGATGA
- a CDS encoding GNAT family N-acetyltransferase — protein sequence MEVDDRSNFIGRELFLQCAHPFNEVTVNAAEAAIGFYQKVGFTQIGDRFFKHGIWGTPMKWVNPATSLLSTLRELECELHQPQCRSDRERLAQLLAPDFREFGRSGASYSRDDTLAMLPLETEAPQIHAKTLLYTSLQIRLCYLPIGQPI from the coding sequence ATCGAGGTGGACGATCGCTCTAACTTTATCGGTAGAGAGCTTTTCCTTCAATGTGCCCATCCTTTTAATGAAGTCACGGTTAATGCTGCTGAGGCAGCAATTGGGTTTTACCAAAAAGTAGGATTTACGCAAATTGGCGATCGCTTTTTCAAACATGGAATCTGGGGGACACCCATGAAATGGGTTAATCCTGCAACATCATTGCTGTCCACACTGCGCGAATTGGAGTGTGAGCTTCATCAGCCGCAGTGCCGGAGTGATCGAGAACGTCTCGCACAGTTACTTGCTCCTGATTTTAGAGAATTTGGTCGATCGGGAGCTTCATATAGTCGCGATGATACACTGGCGATGTTGCCGTTAGAGACGGAAGCACCGCAGATTCATGCCAAGACTTTACTGTACACGAGCTTGCAGATTCGATTGTGTTACTTACCTATCGGTCAGCCCATATAA